In the Acidovorax sp. A79 genome, one interval contains:
- a CDS encoding PAS-domain containing protein, which translates to MTTPRLRKFWTLLILLTGMAGSMFVAGQWAWQRSLHEESDSVQQQLTLYGQTLAQRIDRYRTLPEVLALDAQLQDALTRVLSPAEVEQLNLKLEQANGASQSSTLTLLNREGLAVAASNWRTTTSNVGVDYSFRPYVQEALAQGRGSFYGIGVTTGEPGYFLSQAIRDASGHTLGLVAIKIALQELEREWLQTPDIVLASDAHGVVFLASQDAWRYRLLEPLGDEERRELNATRQYSNQPLRPLAWRVDDHMDNGGRLVRLLSPDLPPLPGRVLWQTQPLPGTPWQLHLVHDTHSSIADSRWAAAAGGGGWLALALLVLFVRQRQRLANLRQRSRQELETVLQQHAQELRTAQDGIVQAAQQAAQQTDTGLSRSLEHLPQGVVIIDADLNLVAWNSRYVQLFRYPADLMRVGQPIADLLRHNARRGLLGPGPADEAIERRLSHLRSGLPHLHESAKGDGTVLEIRGNPLPEGGFVTSYADITSYKNAARELRSLADALEQRVADRTRDLDAARREAERANRYKTRFVAAAVHDLLQPLNAARMFTSLLRSHLQDDAERRTVDSIDGALASQDAILSSLLDISRMESGQLDVHIHDVALGPLLQVLAHNFGVLAEGQGLKLRCVPTRAVVRTDENLLRRILQNFVSNAIRYSRQGRIVVGCRRAGDHLRIEVHDQGPGIPEALQREIFEEFRRLDEGRADDRGAGLGLAIVERLGRLLGHEIGLRSQLGRGSVFWVRVPLGDPAAARQQPAAAATAAPRQPQEDAPLQGSSAWVIEDDGPTCAATRALLERWGCQVPLAGGAPEALAQAERGQAPQLVLLDVHLGSRHHGPDVYAQLCERWGQAPAVILVTAEHDATLRRQAAERGWGFLAKPVRAPALRALVSQTLLRLQQDTP; encoded by the coding sequence ATGACGACGCCGCGCCTTCGCAAATTCTGGACCCTGCTGATCCTCCTCACCGGCATGGCGGGCAGCATGTTCGTGGCCGGGCAGTGGGCGTGGCAGCGTTCGCTGCACGAGGAGAGCGACAGCGTGCAGCAGCAGCTGACCCTGTACGGCCAGACGCTGGCCCAGCGCATCGACCGCTACCGCACCCTGCCCGAGGTGCTGGCGCTGGACGCGCAGCTGCAGGATGCGCTGACCCGCGTCCTGAGCCCGGCGGAGGTGGAGCAGCTCAACCTCAAGCTGGAGCAGGCCAACGGCGCGAGCCAGTCGTCCACGCTCACCCTGCTCAACCGCGAAGGGCTGGCCGTGGCGGCCAGCAACTGGCGCACCACCACCAGCAACGTGGGGGTGGACTACAGCTTTCGCCCGTATGTGCAGGAGGCGCTGGCGCAGGGGCGCGGCAGCTTCTACGGCATCGGCGTGACCACGGGCGAGCCGGGCTACTTCCTGTCGCAGGCCATCCGCGACGCCAGCGGCCACACGCTGGGCCTGGTGGCGATCAAGATCGCGCTGCAGGAGCTCGAGCGCGAGTGGCTGCAGACGCCGGACATCGTGCTGGCCTCCGACGCGCACGGCGTGGTGTTCCTGGCCAGCCAGGACGCGTGGCGCTACCGCCTGCTGGAGCCCCTGGGCGACGAGGAGCGCCGCGAGCTCAACGCCACGCGCCAGTATTCGAACCAGCCGCTGCGCCCGCTGGCCTGGCGCGTGGACGACCACATGGACAACGGCGGCCGCCTGGTGCGCCTGTTGTCGCCCGACCTGCCGCCCCTGCCCGGCCGCGTGCTGTGGCAGACCCAGCCGCTGCCCGGCACGCCCTGGCAGCTGCACCTGGTGCACGACACGCACAGCAGCATCGCCGACAGCCGCTGGGCCGCGGCGGCCGGCGGCGGCGGGTGGCTGGCACTGGCCCTGCTGGTGCTGTTCGTGCGCCAGCGGCAGCGCCTGGCGAACCTGCGCCAGCGCAGCCGCCAGGAGCTGGAGACCGTGCTGCAGCAGCACGCGCAGGAGCTGCGCACCGCCCAGGACGGCATCGTGCAGGCGGCGCAGCAGGCCGCCCAGCAGACCGACACGGGCCTCTCGCGCAGCCTGGAGCACCTGCCCCAGGGCGTGGTCATCATCGATGCCGACCTGAACCTCGTGGCCTGGAACTCGCGCTACGTGCAGCTGTTTCGCTACCCCGCCGACCTGATGCGCGTGGGCCAGCCCATCGCGGACCTGCTGCGCCACAACGCGCGCCGCGGCCTGCTGGGCCCCGGCCCGGCCGACGAGGCGATCGAGCGGCGCCTGTCGCACCTGCGCAGCGGCCTGCCCCATCTGCACGAGAGCGCCAAGGGCGATGGCACGGTGCTCGAGATCCGCGGCAACCCGCTGCCCGAAGGCGGCTTCGTGACCAGCTATGCCGACATCACCAGCTACAAGAACGCCGCACGCGAACTGCGCAGCCTGGCCGATGCGCTGGAGCAGCGCGTGGCCGACCGCACGCGCGACCTGGACGCCGCGCGGCGCGAGGCCGAGCGCGCCAACCGCTACAAGACCCGCTTCGTCGCGGCCGCCGTGCACGACCTGCTGCAGCCGCTGAACGCCGCGCGCATGTTCACCTCGCTGCTGCGCAGCCACCTGCAGGACGACGCCGAGCGGCGCACGGTGGACAGCATCGACGGCGCGCTCGCTTCGCAGGACGCGATCCTGAGCAGCCTGCTCGATATCTCGCGCATGGAGTCGGGGCAACTGGACGTGCACATCCACGACGTGGCCCTGGGCCCGCTGCTGCAGGTGCTGGCCCACAACTTCGGCGTGCTGGCCGAGGGCCAGGGCCTGAAGCTCCGCTGCGTGCCCACGCGCGCCGTGGTGCGCACCGACGAGAACCTGCTGCGCCGCATCCTGCAGAACTTCGTCTCCAACGCCATCCGCTACAGCCGGCAGGGGCGCATCGTGGTGGGCTGCCGCAGGGCCGGGGACCACCTGCGCATCGAGGTGCACGACCAGGGCCCGGGCATCCCCGAGGCGCTGCAGCGCGAAATCTTCGAGGAGTTCCGCCGCCTGGACGAAGGCCGCGCCGACGACCGGGGCGCGGGCCTGGGCCTGGCCATCGTCGAGCGCCTGGGCCGCCTGCTGGGGCACGAGATCGGGCTGCGCTCGCAGCTGGGGCGCGGCAGCGTGTTCTGGGTGCGCGTGCCGCTGGGCGACCCCGCCGCCGCGCGGCAACAGCCAGCCGCCGCCGCCACGGCCGCTCCACGGCAGCCGCAGGAAGACGCCCCGCTGCAGGGCAGCAGCGCCTGGGTGATCGAGGACGACGGACCCACCTGCGCCGCGACACGCGCCCTGCTGGAGCGCTGGGGCTGCCAGGTGCCGCTGGCCGGCGGCGCGCCCGAGGCGCTGGCCCAGGCCGAACGCGGCCAGGCGCCGCAGCTGGTGCTGCTGGACGTGCACCTGGGCTCCCGCCACCATGGCCCCGATGTCTACGCCCAGCTGTGCGAACGCTGGGGCCAGGCCCCAGCGGTGATCCTGGTCACCGCCGAGCACGACGCCACGCTGCGCCGGCAGGCGGCCGAACGCGGCTGGGGCTTTCTGGCCAAGCCGGTGCGGGCGCCGGCGCTGCGGGCGCTGGTGAGCCAGACGCTGCTGAGGTTGCAGCAAGATACGCCTTAA